Within Brevinematia bacterium, the genomic segment GATTCTTCGCATCATCAATAGAAACATAAGGTGAAGATTTGACCTCAATTGCAAGCAGTCTCTTACCCCACTCAATAACAAAATCCACCTCAGCACCACCAGAAGTGCTCCAGTAATATATCCTAGGTTCAGGACTTATCATTTTGCACCACACCTTTAAGTGATTAAATATAAGGTTCTCAAAAAAACATCCCTTCTCTTTGGAAGAATCAAGAGAATTAAGGTCATAATACCCAGCGAGATACACTCCAAGTCCCGGATCAACCCAATACACCTTTGGAGACTTAACAAGCCTCTTACCTTTACTAACCGAGTAAGCAGGCAACCTAGATATCGCATAGGAAACTTCTAGAATATTAAGATACCTACCGACCGTAGGTTGACTTACTCCCGTCTCCCT encodes:
- a CDS encoding DUF4143 domain-containing protein, producing RETGVSQPTVGRYLNILEVSYAISRLPAYSVSKGKRLVKSPKVYWVDPGLGVYLAGYYDLNSLDSSKEKGCFFENLIFNHLKVWCKMISPEPRIYYWSTSGGAEVDFVIEWGKRLLAIEVKSSPYVSIDDAKNLINFLEEYDQAIRGVVIYTGNEIKYLHSRVGAIPFGFVC